The stretch of DNA GGTCGCGGTCGACCAGCTCCTGCACCGCCGCGGTCAGCACGGCAGGGGCCTGGCGGTGCACCTGCCAGAAGCCGTTGTCGTCGACGGTGAACGAGCGCTCCCCAACGACCTCGGTCACGACCGTGGGCTTCTGCTCGTCGATGACGAGCCGAGCACCCTCGGCACCGCTCGGCGCGAGGACGTCGACGACCGAGGCGCCCGGCATCGCACCGCGACCGAGCGGAGCGCCCTCCTGCACCCGCGCGGAGGCGAGCGGGAGCGACGTCACCGGAACCACCGTGTGGGAACGGGCGGCGAACGGGCCGGCCGTGCCGTCCCCGTCGACGTGCAGCCGGACGCGCGTGCGCCAGCCGAGGCCGTTCGCCTCGTCGTCGCCGGGGGCGGCCTCGACCACGACGTCGTGTCCGAGCACCTCGGTCAGGTCGGTGCGGGCGAAGCGCGAGAACGCGTCGACCAGCACGTCGTGCTTCAGCGTGCGCTGGTGCGGCAGTGCGATGTGCCCGAACTCCGCTCCGCCGGCCCGGAGCGCAGGGTCGCGGTCGAGGGCGGCCTCGGGCCAGACGTGGTCGACGCGGTGCTCGCTCGGGGTCAGGACGGACACCGTGTCGGCGCGCCAGAACGACTTCTTGCGGTCCTCGGTCACACGCGCCACGACGCGCTCACCCGGCACCGCGTCCGAGACGAAGACCACGCGCCCCTCGTGCCGTGCCACCGAGATGCCGCCGTGGGCGATCCCGGTGACGTCGAGTTCGAGCAGCGTTCCGACGGATTCACCCATGGTTCGATGTTCCCATGCGTCTGTACCTCGCGAGTACGTCCCCCGCCCGCCGTGCCCTCCTGGCGCAGACCGGCATCGAGCCGGTGCTCGTCGCACCGGGGGTGGACGAGGACGCCGCGGTCGACGCCGCACGCGCCGAGCTCGGCCGGGAGCTCACGGGTCCGGAGCTCGTCGGGCTCCTCGCGGTCGCCAAGGCGGACGCGGTCGCCGACACCCGGATCGCCGGGTCCGCCGTCGACGGCTTCGTGTTCGGCGGCGACTCCGCGTTCGAGGTCGACGGGGTGCTGCACGGCAAGCCGCACGACCCCGAGGTGGCGAAGGAGCGGTGGCGGCAGATGCTCGCCGCGGGCGGCGGCACCCTGTGGAGCGGCCACTGCGTCGTGGACCGGCGGCTGGACCGTGGGGTCGACACCGCTGCCGACGCGGCCACCGACCGGACGGGAGGCGCGGGACGGGCGGGCACCGTGCCTCCCGTCCGACGGGTGGACGCGTCGGGCGGCGGGCCGCTCGGCATCGCCGGCCACCTGGGCGACGTCGCGCCCGGCGGGTCCACGCTGGTCGCCGCCGGCGACCACGTCGTCGCGGTGGACAGCGCGGTGCTGACCTTCGCCGAGGACGTGTCCCTCGACGAGATCGACGCGTACGTGGCGACGGGCGAGCCGCTCGAGGTCGCGGGTGCCTTCACGATCGACGGACGGGCCGCCGCCTACATCACCCGCATCGACGGGGCACCGTCCGCCGTGGTCGGGTTGTCGCTGCCGGTGCTGCGGTCGATGCTCCTCCGCGGCTTCGGTGTCGCCTGGCACGATCTGTGGGCTCTGTAGACATCCACACTGCTCGGCACTGTTTCTTTGTACGTGCCGGTCAAATCCGGCCGCCGCTGCACGAATACGCTGACGTACCATGCCCCGTATCAGCAAGGTCCTCATCGCGAACCGCGGCGAGATCGCCGTCCGCATCATCCGCGCGGCTCGCGACGCTGGCAAGGCCTCGGTCGCGGTGTACGCCGACCAGGACCGCGACGCCCTCCACGCCCGTCTCGCCGACGAGGCCTACGCGCTGAACGGCACCACGAGCGCCGACACGTACCTCGTGATCGACAAGATCATCTCGGTGGCCCGTCGCTCCGGCGCGGACGCCGTGCACCCGGGCTACGGGTTCCTCGCCGAGAACGCCGACTTCGCCCGGGCCGTCATCGACGCGGGGCTCACCTGGATCGGCCCCTCGCCGGAGTCGATCGAGCGGCTCGGTGACAAGGTCTCCGCTCGTCACGTGGCCGAGAAGGTCGGCGCGCCGCTCGCGCCGGGCACCATCGAGCCGGTCGCGGACGCCGCCGAGGTCATCGCGTTCGCGGACGAGGTCGGGCTGCCGGTCGCCATCAAGGCTGCCTTCGGCGGCGGTGGCCGTGGTCTGAAGGTCGCACGGACGCGCGACGAGGTCGCCGCGCAGTTCGAGTCGGCGACCCGCGAGGCCATCGCGGCCTTCGGGCGGGGCGAGTGCTTCGTGGAGAAGTACCTCGACAAGCCGCGACACGTCGAGACGCAGTGCCTGGCCGACGAGCACGGCAACGTGGTCATCGTCTCGACCCGCGACTGCTCGCTGCAGCGCCGCCACCAGAAGCTGGTGGAGGAGGCGCCCGCGCCGTACCTGACGGCGTCGCAGACCGAGCGGCTGTACGAGTCGTCGAAGGCGATCCTGCGCGAGGTCGGGTACGTCGGTGCCGGCACGTGCGAATTCCTCATCGGCGCCGACGGCACGGTGTCGTTCCTCGAGGTGAACACCCGACTGCAGGTCGAGCACTGCGTCTCGGAAGAGGTCACGGGCATCGACCTCGTGCGCGAGCAGTTCCGCATCGCCGAGGGCGGCACGCTCGACTACGACGACCCCGCCCCGCGCGGCCACTCCTTCGAGTTCCGCATCAACGGCGAGGACCCCGGTCGCAACTTCTTCCCGGCGCCCGGCCCCGTGCACGCGTTCAACGCGCCGTCCGGCCCCGGTGTCCGCGTCGACTCCGGTGTGGTCTCGGGCGACGTCGTCTCCGGCTCCTTCGACTCGATGCTCGCGAAGCTGATCGTCACGGGTGCCACGCGCGAGGAGGCGCTCGAGCGGTCGCGTCGGGCCCTCGCGGAGTTCGAGGTCACCGGTCTGCCGACCGTGCTGCCGTTCCACCGTGCGGTCGTGTCCGACCCCGCGTTCGCGACGGACGACGAGACGCCGTTCTCGGTGTACACGCAGTGGATCGAGACCGACTTCCAGAACGACATCCCGGCGTGGAGCGGCTCCCCCGAGGAGCTCCCCGCCCCGGCCGCACGCGAGAGCGTCGTGGTCGAGGTCCAGGGCAAGCGCATCGAGGTCACCATGCCCTCGATCGTCGGCGGTGGCGCTGCCGGTGCCGCCGGTCGTCGTCCGGCCGGCCCCTCCGCTCCCCCGAAGCGCCGCTCGTCCGGCGTGAAGGGCGGGCTCGCCTCCTCGGGCTCGGTGACGTCGCCGATGCAGGCCACCGTGGTCAAGCTCGCCGTCGCCGAGGGCGACACCGTGGTGAAGGGCGATCTGCTCGTCGTCCTCGAGGCCATGAAGATGGAGCAGCCCGTGCAGGCCCCGCGCGACGGTGTCGTGACCGGCCTGAACGCCCCCGTCGGCCAGACGATCTCGTCCGGCCACGTGCTGCTCGAGCTCGCGTAGCGCGCGTTCTTCCCCTCGGAATCAGGTTCCGGACACAGCACCGCGGAGTTCCGCGGTGCTGTGTCCGTTCCAGAGTGTGCGGAGCGCTCGGGGTTCACCACGACGGCGTCCGGTCGACCCCTCGAGGCACCGGCAGCCCGGCTCGGGCCAGGATCTGCGGGGCGCGCCCACCGGGCATGACGTCGCGCCAGGTCGCCCGCGCGACGCGCTCGACCTCGGGGAAGAACCGGACAGCATCCTCGCGGAGCTTCTCATCGACGATGACCTGGTCCGCCGACCGTCCACCGCGGAGTGCACGGTCCCGGTACTTCGCCAGGCCGTCGAACTCGACCACCACGCCCTGCTCCGGGAACCAGAAGTCGACTCGGGCGACGACGTGACCGCCGAGGCTGAACTCGTGTTGGAGGACCGGTGTGGGAAGACCGAGGTCGTGGACGACGAGATTGGTCAGGCTCTCCCCCGGTGACTCCGTGCGCGCGTCGGCGATGCCGATCAGCCGGCTCGCGCGGGCCTTGCCTCGACGGACGGGGCGACGGTCGAGCGCAGCGACCAGTACCTGTCGTTCCACTCCTTGCCGGAGCACAGCGTCGAGTACGACGATCGCGTGACCGCGATCGCACCGCAGCGCGATGTCCACCGCGGTCTCGACGAGATCGGTCGTCCGGACACCGTCGATGTCGACGGCGCCCACTGTGCGGCCCAGAGCGGGGACCTTGTCGCTGAACCGGAGCCGTTGTGACCGGTCCCGTGTCGGATCGGTGAGCAGCACACGCTCGGGCAACGGTCCGAACCACGGCAGTCCGTGCATCACGACCGCCGACTGGTGCGAGACGATCAGGCCCGGCCGGGATCGCGCCGTCACGGCATCGATCCGAGCCCGGTGCCGTGTGGCTTCCGACGCGGCTTCGAACGCCTCTGCTGACGTGGTGATGCCGTAGCCGACGCGGACGTGTTCACCCGTTCGGAGTCGTCTGCGGCGTGCCCGTGCTGCGGCGTCGTCGGCGGGTGTACGTGTCAGTGTGAGGCGTTCCATCGTCGCATCGTGCCCAGGGCCCGCGGTCGTTCCAGCGGTCGAGCTCGCGACCGGTGGATCGATGCGCTCGGAGCGTCCCTGTGCAGGACCATCTGAGCTGTTGATGTGGGCG from Curtobacterium sp. SGAir0471 encodes:
- a CDS encoding class I SAM-dependent RNA methyltransferase, with product MGESVGTLLELDVTGIAHGGISVARHEGRVVFVSDAVPGERVVARVTEDRKKSFWRADTVSVLTPSEHRVDHVWPEAALDRDPALRAGGAEFGHIALPHQRTLKHDVLVDAFSRFARTDLTEVLGHDVVVEAAPGDDEANGLGWRTRVRLHVDGDGTAGPFAARSHTVVPVTSLPLASARVQEGAPLGRGAMPGASVVDVLAPSGAEGARLVIDEQKPTVVTEVVGERSFTVDDNGFWQVHRQAPAVLTAAVQELVDRDRLDPEGQHLDLYGGVGLLAAALGDVVGPKARITSVESAPRATEHAQENLAEWIGARAETGRVDRWLARTAADASRPELQRFRAGTVVLDPPRSGAGREVVVQIAALQPAQVVYVACDPVALARDVATFADLGYRLEALRAFDLFPHTHHLEAVARLVPIA
- a CDS encoding Maf family protein, with product MRLYLASTSPARRALLAQTGIEPVLVAPGVDEDAAVDAARAELGRELTGPELVGLLAVAKADAVADTRIAGSAVDGFVFGGDSAFEVDGVLHGKPHDPEVAKERWRQMLAAGGGTLWSGHCVVDRRLDRGVDTAADAATDRTGGAGRAGTVPPVRRVDASGGGPLGIAGHLGDVAPGGSTLVAAGDHVVAVDSAVLTFAEDVSLDEIDAYVATGEPLEVAGAFTIDGRAAAYITRIDGAPSAVVGLSLPVLRSMLLRGFGVAWHDLWAL
- a CDS encoding acetyl/propionyl/methylcrotonyl-CoA carboxylase subunit alpha, which gives rise to MPRISKVLIANRGEIAVRIIRAARDAGKASVAVYADQDRDALHARLADEAYALNGTTSADTYLVIDKIISVARRSGADAVHPGYGFLAENADFARAVIDAGLTWIGPSPESIERLGDKVSARHVAEKVGAPLAPGTIEPVADAAEVIAFADEVGLPVAIKAAFGGGGRGLKVARTRDEVAAQFESATREAIAAFGRGECFVEKYLDKPRHVETQCLADEHGNVVIVSTRDCSLQRRHQKLVEEAPAPYLTASQTERLYESSKAILREVGYVGAGTCEFLIGADGTVSFLEVNTRLQVEHCVSEEVTGIDLVREQFRIAEGGTLDYDDPAPRGHSFEFRINGEDPGRNFFPAPGPVHAFNAPSGPGVRVDSGVVSGDVVSGSFDSMLAKLIVTGATREEALERSRRALAEFEVTGLPTVLPFHRAVVSDPAFATDDETPFSVYTQWIETDFQNDIPAWSGSPEELPAPAARESVVVEVQGKRIEVTMPSIVGGGAAGAAGRRPAGPSAPPKRRSSGVKGGLASSGSVTSPMQATVVKLAVAEGDTVVKGDLLVVLEAMKMEQPVQAPRDGVVTGLNAPVGQTISSGHVLLELA